In a genomic window of Pseudomonas oryzihabitans:
- a CDS encoding carbon storage regulator produces the protein MSYLVLTRRTNEIINLSLKPGADEEQVLDQLFNGGINIRIIKVQGERVQVGIQAPADISIMRQELLPF, from the coding sequence ATGTCTTATCTGGTCTTGACGCGCCGCACCAACGAAATCATCAATCTATCCCTGAAACCAGGTGCTGATGAGGAACAGGTGCTGGATCAGCTGTTCAATGGCGGCATCAACATCCGCATCATCAAGGTCCAGGGGGAGCGGGTACAGGTCGGTATCCAGGCACCTGCCGACATCAGCATCATGCGCCAGGAACTCCTACCCTTCTAG
- a CDS encoding catalase — protein sequence MSDDKITLTTRQGHPVRDNQSLRSVGERGPATLENYQFIEKITHFDRERVPERVVHARGTAAHGWFEAYGTIGDEPASRYTCAKVLTKTGVKTPVFLRFSTVIGAKESPETARDPRGFAIKFYTEDGNWDLVGNNLKVFFIRDAIKFPDMIHAFKPDPITNRQEPWRFYDFVQHHPEALHMVTWVKSPWGIPADYRHMQGSSVNTYKLVNDQGVAVLCKFSFEPKQGIKNLTSEKAADIQKYDVGHATRDLYDAIDRGDYPEWEMCVQIMTDEAHDELPFDPLDDTKRWPEDQFPLLPVGRLVLDRNPSNVFAETEQAAFGTGVLVEGIDFSDDKMLQGRTLSYSDTQRYRVGANYLQLPINAPKCPYATNQRDGQMALQVDRSGSNPHVNYEPSSEGGLSEAPRPQHEYRQWIEGHLGRYQSRKTAADYQQTGARYRSFEEWERDDLIANLVADMRACPENIQLRMVWHFWHCDPDYGTRVAKGAGIDLEKAKALPNLPGHPAPNEDVPVATYQGGEREAPKPGQPA from the coding sequence ATGAGCGACGACAAGATCACTCTCACTACCCGCCAGGGCCACCCGGTACGGGATAATCAGAGCCTGAGAAGCGTAGGGGAGCGCGGCCCGGCGACGCTGGAAAACTATCAGTTCATCGAGAAGATCACCCACTTCGACCGGGAGCGGGTACCCGAACGGGTCGTGCATGCCCGAGGAACCGCCGCCCATGGTTGGTTCGAGGCCTACGGCACCATCGGCGACGAGCCGGCCAGCCGCTATACCTGCGCCAAGGTGCTGACCAAGACCGGCGTGAAGACACCGGTCTTCCTGCGCTTTTCCACGGTGATCGGCGCCAAGGAATCCCCCGAGACCGCGCGGGATCCCCGCGGCTTCGCGATCAAGTTCTATACCGAAGACGGCAACTGGGATCTGGTGGGCAATAACCTGAAGGTGTTCTTCATCCGTGATGCCATCAAGTTTCCCGACATGATCCATGCCTTCAAGCCCGATCCCATCACCAACCGCCAGGAACCATGGCGCTTCTACGACTTCGTCCAGCACCATCCAGAAGCCCTGCACATGGTGACCTGGGTGAAGAGCCCCTGGGGTATCCCCGCGGACTACCGGCACATGCAGGGATCGAGTGTGAATACCTACAAGCTGGTCAACGACCAGGGTGTGGCAGTGCTGTGCAAGTTTTCCTTCGAGCCCAAGCAGGGCATCAAGAATCTCACCAGCGAGAAGGCGGCCGACATCCAGAAGTACGACGTGGGCCATGCCACCCGAGATCTCTACGACGCCATCGACCGCGGCGACTACCCCGAATGGGAGATGTGCGTGCAAATCATGACGGATGAGGCGCACGACGAGTTGCCCTTCGATCCTTTGGATGACACCAAGCGTTGGCCCGAGGATCAGTTTCCCCTGCTGCCAGTGGGTCGGCTGGTGCTGGATCGCAATCCCTCGAATGTCTTCGCCGAAACCGAGCAGGCGGCCTTCGGGACAGGGGTCCTGGTGGAAGGGATCGACTTTTCCGACGACAAGATGCTGCAGGGGCGGACGCTGTCCTATTCCGATACCCAGCGCTATCGGGTCGGTGCCAATTACCTGCAGTTGCCGATCAATGCGCCCAAGTGCCCCTATGCGACCAATCAGCGCGATGGCCAGATGGCCCTGCAGGTGGATCGCAGCGGCAGCAATCCCCATGTCAATTACGAGCCGAGTTCCGAGGGCGGCTTGAGCGAGGCACCGCGACCGCAACACGAGTATCGCCAGTGGATCGAGGGACACCTGGGCCGCTATCAGTCGCGCAAGACCGCGGCGGACTATCAGCAGACCGGCGCGCGCTACCGTTCCTTCGAGGAGTGGGAGCGAGACGACCTCATCGCCAATCTGGTCGCCGATATGCGGGCGTGTCCCGAGAACATCCAGCTGCGGATGGTCTGGCACTTCTGGCACTGCGATCCGGATTATGGAACCCGTGTGGCTAAAGGCGCCGGCATCGACCTGGAAAAGGCCAAGGCCTTGCCGAATCTACCGGGGCATCCAGCGCCCAACGAAGATGTGCCGGTCGCGACCTACCAGGGCGGTGAGCGGGAGGCGCCGAAGCCTGGACAGCCTGCCTAA
- the rfbD gene encoding dTDP-4-dehydrorhamnose reductase, which produces MNIVIIGRSGQVSRALQREFASTHRLTVIGQAELDLAKTSHLRAALETLTADLIINAAAYTAVDQAEDDAETATAINTEAPWILAEWARDRGIPFVHYSTDYVFDGTGRQPYTEGCAPAPLSVYGRSKLAGEQAVLASGGRALVLRTSWVYSHDGQCFFNTMRRLLAERDELHVVDDQQGAPTWAPTIARATRHLVERLTEQPELGGLYHLTNAGQTSWYGFAEAIAECLANRGELRARLYPTTTRNYPTPATRPLYSRLDCSKAQAVLPFALPDWREDFDRCWMLFERDE; this is translated from the coding sequence ATGAATATTGTGATCATCGGCCGTTCCGGCCAGGTTTCGCGTGCCTTGCAGCGCGAGTTCGCCAGTACCCATAGGCTCACCGTCATCGGTCAGGCGGAGCTGGATCTCGCCAAGACCTCCCATTTGCGCGCGGCGCTCGAAACTCTCACTGCCGATCTCATCATCAATGCGGCGGCCTATACCGCGGTCGATCAGGCCGAGGACGACGCCGAGACCGCCACCGCGATTAACACCGAGGCGCCGTGGATCCTGGCCGAGTGGGCACGTGACCGTGGCATCCCCTTCGTCCACTACTCCACCGATTACGTTTTCGACGGCACGGGTCGCCAGCCCTATACCGAAGGCTGCGCCCCAGCGCCGCTGAGCGTCTATGGACGTTCCAAGCTGGCCGGCGAGCAAGCGGTACTGGCCAGCGGTGGCCGCGCCCTGGTCCTGCGCACCTCCTGGGTCTACTCCCACGATGGCCAGTGCTTCTTCAACACCATGCGCCGCCTGCTCGCGGAGCGTGACGAACTGCATGTGGTAGACGATCAGCAAGGCGCTCCGACCTGGGCACCGACGATCGCCCGGGCGACTCGTCACCTGGTCGAGCGCCTCACCGAACAGCCTGAACTGGGCGGTCTGTACCACCTGACCAATGCCGGCCAGACCTCCTGGTACGGCTTCGCCGAAGCCATCGCCGAATGCCTGGCCAACCGTGGCGAATTGCGCGCCCGCCTCTATCCGACCACCACGCGCAACTATCCTACCCCGGCCACCCGACCGCTCTATTCCCGGCTTGATTGCAGCAAGGCCCAGGCGGTGCTGCCATTCGCCCTGCCCGACTGGCGCGAGGATTTCGACCGCTGCTGGATGCTCTTCGAACGGGACGAATAG
- a CDS encoding sigma-54-dependent transcriptional regulator → MPTLSHDLLIVPADQQNTLTIRAKALAFADPRSRQLLDQLDEFAPHPYPVLLSGEWGTGRELLARRLHERSGRSGLFSSLSCTSLSRRHAGAELFGYLPRAYAGTSGSRMGWFGTAQHGTLYLDEIADLPLAFQQELAQVLQDGSILREGSNQRTAVDVRLVAGSSVDLERTVAAGNFDAGLWRLLSPGQLPVPALRERPADLLPLARYFVTQHAERLGRSPPALTPQDEAALLAYAWPGNIRELEQVLHTAVLTASTTGLELGKLLAPLSRPS, encoded by the coding sequence ATGCCTACCCTTTCCCATGATCTGCTGATCGTACCTGCGGATCAGCAGAACACCCTCACCATTCGCGCCAAGGCGCTGGCCTTCGCCGATCCCCGTTCACGCCAGTTGCTCGACCAGCTCGATGAATTCGCCCCTCATCCCTACCCCGTCCTGCTTTCCGGCGAATGGGGCACCGGCCGGGAGCTATTGGCCCGGCGCCTCCACGAGCGCAGTGGCCGTTCCGGCCTGTTCAGCAGCCTCAGTTGCACCTCGCTGAGCCGGCGCCATGCCGGTGCCGAATTGTTCGGCTATCTGCCCCGCGCCTACGCGGGTACCTCGGGTAGTCGCATGGGTTGGTTCGGTACGGCCCAGCACGGCACCCTTTATCTCGATGAAATCGCCGATCTGCCGCTTGCCTTTCAGCAGGAGCTGGCCCAGGTTCTACAAGACGGCAGCATCCTGCGCGAAGGGAGCAACCAGCGTACCGCCGTGGACGTGCGCTTGGTCGCCGGTTCCAGTGTGGACCTCGAACGTACGGTCGCGGCAGGCAATTTCGACGCTGGACTCTGGCGGCTGCTAAGTCCTGGGCAGCTACCAGTGCCCGCCTTGCGAGAGCGTCCGGCCGATCTACTGCCGCTCGCCCGCTATTTCGTCACGCAACACGCCGAGCGTCTCGGTCGCTCGCCGCCTGCCTTGACGCCCCAGGACGAAGCCGCCCTGCTCGCCTATGCCTGGCCCGGCAACATCCGCGAACTTGAACAGGTTCTCCATACCGCCGTGCTGACCGCCTCGACGACAGGTCTGGAGCTTGGCAAGCTGCTGGCACCGCTGTCCCGTCCAAGCTGA
- the crcB gene encoding fluoride efflux transporter CrcB, producing MAFSLLAVIVGGALGCVLRWLFALKFNGLFPSLPLGTLAVNLIGCLVIGVALAWFAKAPGLDPAWRTLITTGFCGGLTTFSSFSAEVITLLQDGKPGWALTAMAAHLVGSLLMTALGFALVNGFYRA from the coding sequence TTGGCTTTTTCTCTGTTGGCAGTGATCGTTGGCGGCGCCCTGGGGTGCGTGCTGCGCTGGTTGTTCGCGTTGAAATTCAACGGGCTGTTTCCCTCGCTGCCGCTGGGTACCCTGGCGGTGAATCTCATCGGTTGCCTGGTCATTGGCGTGGCTTTGGCCTGGTTCGCCAAGGCGCCAGGACTGGACCCCGCTTGGCGTACCCTGATCACGACCGGCTTCTGCGGCGGGCTGACGACCTTCTCCAGCTTTTCCGCGGAGGTGATCACCCTGCTGCAGGACGGTAAGCCAGGCTGGGCGCTGACGGCCATGGCGGCGCATCTGGTCGGCTCTTTGCTGATGACCGCCTTGGGGTTCGCGCTGGTGAACGGGTTCTACCGCGCCTAG
- a CDS encoding glycoside hydrolase family 5 protein has translation MMKQTILKFSRGVAQTLPFIAALALAPSAKAEQVNLVGLNLSGAGFAGQVLPGVNGTHYIFPVEAYFKQWSAKGIKLIRFPVIWERLQPTLGGPLDSTYAALIDQTFANAQKYGMRIILDLHNYTFYRGSVIGSAAVPYDRYQEIMTRIAQRWSNQPSLYAYDIMNEPHDSMAQWPIAAQYGINGVRAVDKTRIIMIEGNGWSEATRWPLWNDALLALKDPSDNLVFQAHSYFDESAGGNYTGIDVGKLSQDYGVERVRPFVEWLKKHNKKGMIGEFGVPDNDPRWLPLMDRMLAYLKQNCIPSTYWAAGPGWGNYFLSVEPINGVDRPQWPTLRKYIDDSSCTSIGPIASGSGNSSGSGTGAASGSSGSSGSSGSSGSGSSSGSSGSASGGTAGAGSGTDSGSGSTTTTGVTTSINDFTNEDWLHGVYRKAAGFSIPASAANVGAFKVGALLTPADGKSYKVTYAQVVGSNMSVFIESPQLDGNVFGYPKTLRTGTTTSGSSTAAPAVTTGSTASSGSSASSGSNASSGSATSAVTVPSGSGASSNGTGASTSTGSTTTASTTAPSGATTGSTGTAANTAKLNLVGLNFSGAAFAPQTLPGVLNVNYIMPVEAHFQQWSAKGVRLIRFPVIWERLQTRFFGSLEPEYTRQVTQVLELAKKYNMKVILALDNGGRYKGTVIGTGNVTNFNYWDLTYRLAYQWGNHAALYGYDIMGKPNGADSSWPVTAQSGIDGVRTMDRTHPVIVQGNAWGSAVNWPGASNALLGLKDPANNLIYAANVYLDQDGSGNYAAQDMNSVDPQVGVNRVKPFVEWLKRNGKRGMIAEFGVPAGDSRWLTATDNLLAYLQQNCMPLTYWAAGPGWGSYALAVEPVNGVERPQWPILKKYVDASNSCTAIGPR, from the coding sequence ATGATGAAACAAACCATCCTGAAGTTTTCCCGTGGGGTCGCGCAGACGTTACCCTTCATTGCCGCCCTGGCACTCGCTCCCAGTGCCAAGGCCGAACAGGTCAATCTGGTAGGTCTCAACCTGTCCGGTGCCGGCTTTGCCGGCCAGGTACTACCAGGCGTGAACGGTACTCACTACATCTTCCCGGTGGAGGCCTACTTCAAACAGTGGAGCGCCAAGGGGATCAAGCTGATCCGCTTCCCAGTCATCTGGGAGCGCTTGCAACCGACCCTGGGCGGACCGCTGGATTCGACCTATGCGGCCCTGATCGACCAGACCTTCGCCAATGCGCAGAAATACGGCATGCGCATCATCCTCGATCTGCACAACTACACCTTCTATCGCGGGTCGGTCATTGGCAGTGCCGCGGTTCCCTATGATCGCTACCAAGAGATCATGACGCGCATCGCCCAGCGCTGGAGCAACCAGCCGTCGCTCTATGCCTACGACATCATGAACGAGCCGCACGACTCGATGGCGCAGTGGCCGATCGCCGCCCAATACGGCATCAATGGCGTGCGGGCGGTCGACAAGACCCGCATCATCATGATCGAGGGCAATGGCTGGTCGGAGGCGACCCGCTGGCCGCTGTGGAACGACGCCCTGCTGGCGCTCAAGGACCCCTCCGACAACCTGGTCTTCCAGGCGCATTCCTATTTCGACGAAAGCGCTGGCGGCAACTACACCGGCATCGACGTGGGCAAGCTGAGCCAGGACTATGGTGTCGAGCGCGTACGGCCCTTCGTGGAGTGGCTGAAGAAGCACAACAAGAAGGGGATGATCGGCGAGTTCGGTGTGCCGGACAACGATCCCCGCTGGCTGCCGCTGATGGACCGCATGCTGGCCTATCTCAAGCAGAACTGCATTCCCTCGACCTATTGGGCGGCGGGCCCGGGCTGGGGTAATTACTTCCTGTCGGTGGAGCCGATCAATGGCGTCGACCGGCCGCAGTGGCCGACGCTGCGCAAGTACATCGACGACAGCAGCTGTACCTCAATCGGACCCATCGCCAGCGGCTCGGGCAACTCGTCCGGTAGCGGTACGGGTGCCGCAAGCGGCTCCAGTGGCTCCAGTGGCTCCAGCGGCAGTAGCGGCTCAGGCAGCAGCAGTGGCAGCAGCGGTTCGGCCAGTGGTGGCACGGCGGGAGCGGGCAGCGGAACCGACAGCGGCAGCGGCTCGACGACTACCACCGGGGTGACTACCTCGATCAACGATTTCACCAATGAAGACTGGCTCCATGGCGTCTATCGCAAGGCTGCGGGTTTCTCGATTCCGGCTTCCGCCGCGAACGTAGGGGCCTTCAAGGTCGGTGCGCTGCTCACGCCAGCCGATGGCAAGAGCTACAAGGTGACCTATGCCCAGGTCGTGGGCAGCAATATGAGCGTCTTCATCGAAAGCCCGCAGTTGGATGGCAATGTCTTCGGTTATCCCAAGACCTTGCGCACCGGGACCACCACGTCCGGGTCGAGCACCGCTGCGCCGGCTGTGACGACCGGCTCGACGGCTAGCAGTGGCAGCTCCGCCAGTTCCGGCTCGAATGCCAGTTCCGGCAGTGCGACGTCTGCCGTGACGGTACCGTCCGGGTCGGGTGCGTCCAGCAATGGAACCGGCGCCTCGACGTCGACGGGCAGCACCACGACGGCTAGCACTACCGCGCCCTCGGGGGCCACCACGGGTTCGACGGGAACCGCGGCGAATACGGCCAAGCTCAACCTGGTCGGGTTGAATTTCTCGGGTGCGGCCTTCGCTCCGCAGACTCTGCCGGGCGTGCTCAACGTCAACTACATCATGCCGGTCGAGGCGCATTTTCAGCAGTGGAGTGCCAAGGGGGTGCGCCTGATCCGCTTCCCGGTGATCTGGGAGCGCCTGCAGACCCGTTTCTTCGGCAGTCTGGAACCGGAATACACCCGGCAGGTCACCCAGGTGCTGGAACTGGCCAAGAAGTACAACATGAAGGTAATCCTGGCGCTGGATAACGGTGGTCGCTACAAGGGCACCGTGATTGGTACCGGCAACGTCACCAACTTCAACTACTGGGACCTGACGTATCGCCTGGCCTACCAGTGGGGTAACCATGCCGCGCTCTATGGCTACGACATCATGGGCAAGCCCAACGGGGCGGACAGCAGCTGGCCGGTGACGGCGCAGTCCGGTATTGACGGGGTGCGCACCATGGACCGGACCCACCCGGTGATCGTCCAGGGTAATGCCTGGGGCAGCGCAGTGAACTGGCCGGGCGCCAGCAACGCCTTGCTGGGCCTCAAGGATCCGGCGAACAACCTGATCTATGCGGCCAACGTGTACCTGGATCAGGACGGCAGTGGCAACTACGCGGCACAGGACATGAACAGCGTCGATCCGCAGGTCGGGGTCAATCGCGTCAAGCCCTTCGTCGAGTGGCTCAAGCGCAACGGTAAGCGTGGGATGATCGCCGAGTTCGGCGTGCCGGCCGGGGACAGCCGCTGGTTGACGGCCACCGACAATCTGCTGGCCTACCTGCAGCAGAACTGCATGCCGCTGACCTATTGGGCCGCGGGACCGGGCTGGGGCAGCTATGCCCTCGCGGTGGAGCCGGTGAACGGAGTCGAGCGACCCCAGTGGCCGATCCTGAAGAAATACGTGGATGCCAGCAACAGCTGCACGGCCATAGGGCCACGCTAA
- a CDS encoding FKBP-type peptidyl-prolyl cis-trans isomerase, which translates to MDDSLKIQDLQEGDGKAVVKGALITTHYEGWLDDGTLFDSSRAKGRPFQCVIGTGRVIKGWDQGLMGMRVGGKRRLEVPAALAYGERQVGALIKPHANLTFEIELLEVLTRDD; encoded by the coding sequence ATGGACGACAGCCTGAAGATCCAGGACCTGCAGGAAGGCGACGGCAAGGCCGTGGTCAAGGGTGCCCTGATCACCACCCATTACGAGGGCTGGCTGGACGACGGTACCCTGTTCGACTCTTCCCGCGCCAAGGGCCGCCCGTTCCAGTGCGTCATCGGCACCGGGCGAGTGATCAAGGGCTGGGATCAGGGCCTGATGGGCATGCGGGTGGGCGGCAAGCGGCGGCTGGAAGTCCCGGCAGCGCTGGCCTATGGCGAACGTCAGGTCGGCGCGCTGATCAAGCCACACGCCAACCTGACCTTCGAAATCGAGCTGCTGGAAGTCCTGACACGGGACGATTGA
- a CDS encoding LacI family DNA-binding transcriptional regulator, whose amino-acid sequence MAPGGKKKATIYDLSQLSGSSASTVSAVLNGSWRKRRIKEATAQFIQSLAEEHGYSTNLQARGLRQSRSGLVGLMLPLYDNRFFSALAQGFEARVRARGLCPLVVSGCRDPELERSTVESLLAYSIDELFIAGATDPDSIHRACERAGVRHLNLDLPGTLATSVTSDNYVGAFELTQAILGELASRPDLVAEDLCLFGGYSDYASRERMRGFVAAKRAHFGSSASEDVFSAAGYSPALTHQALASYIQRQGRLPRGVFINSTINLEGLLGVLPQQSAEVLNDLVVGCFDYDPFASFLPFPIYMMRQNVDRILDLAFTLMDQPEATVRLHKVPPLLVPPRTALPSPLDRPASDATWDQPIAQDETP is encoded by the coding sequence ATGGCCCCTGGTGGCAAGAAAAAAGCGACTATCTACGATCTCTCCCAGCTATCGGGCAGCTCCGCGTCCACGGTCAGCGCCGTGCTGAACGGCTCTTGGCGCAAGCGGCGAATCAAGGAAGCCACCGCCCAGTTCATCCAGTCCCTCGCCGAAGAACATGGCTACAGCACCAACCTACAGGCGCGCGGGCTCCGCCAGTCGCGCTCCGGCTTGGTAGGGCTGATGCTGCCGCTGTACGACAACCGCTTCTTCTCGGCGCTGGCCCAGGGTTTCGAGGCGCGGGTACGGGCCCGTGGGCTCTGCCCGCTGGTGGTCAGTGGCTGCCGTGATCCCGAGCTGGAGCGCAGTACCGTGGAGTCGCTGCTGGCCTATTCGATCGACGAGTTGTTCATCGCTGGCGCGACCGATCCCGACAGCATCCACCGCGCCTGCGAACGCGCCGGGGTGCGGCATCTCAACCTCGACCTGCCGGGCACCCTGGCGACCTCGGTGACCAGCGACAACTACGTCGGCGCCTTCGAGCTGACCCAGGCGATCCTCGGCGAACTGGCCAGCCGTCCAGATCTCGTCGCCGAGGATCTCTGCCTGTTCGGCGGCTATTCCGACTACGCCAGCCGCGAGCGAATGCGCGGCTTCGTCGCCGCCAAACGCGCGCACTTCGGCAGCTCGGCCAGCGAAGACGTCTTCAGCGCCGCCGGCTATTCGCCAGCGCTGACCCACCAGGCCCTGGCAAGCTACATCCAGCGCCAGGGGCGACTGCCCCGGGGGGTCTTCATCAACTCCACCATCAATCTGGAAGGTCTGCTGGGCGTGCTGCCGCAGCAGTCGGCAGAGGTGCTCAACGACCTGGTGGTGGGCTGTTTCGACTACGACCCCTTCGCCTCCTTCCTGCCCTTCCCGATCTACATGATGCGGCAGAACGTCGACCGTATCCTGGACCTCGCCTTCACCCTGATGGATCAGCCCGAAGCCACGGTGCGCCTGCACAAGGTTCCGCCCCTGCTGGTACCACCGCGCACGGCCCTGCCCAGCCCGCTGGATCGTCCTGCCAGCGATGCGACGTGGGACCAGCCAATTGCACAGGACGAAACACCCTGA
- a CDS encoding ABC transporter substrate-binding protein, producing MARISKLSRFTRTLLAATVGTGLAVSGVQAATLTAAPVAFLMPDQSSTRYEEHDLPGFQRQMKTVCAECRVIYQNANGDASRQQQQFNAALAQGAKVIVLDPVDSKAAGSLVRMAHAKGVKVIAYDRPVTSVPVDYYVSFDNEAIGKSIATSLVEHLQAEKVDPKSGGLLVIGGSPTDAAAGLIKKGMLAGLANSGYSILAEYDTPEWAPSKAQQWTSGQITRFGKRILGVVAANDGTAGGAVAAFKAAGVNPVPPITGNDATVAGLQLIIAGDQYNTISKPSEIVASAAADVAGEFLAGKTPKPETTLYDAPSRLFVPNLVTAKNLKAEIIDQKVAGQPIQTAAQLCTDRYAEGCKQLGIQP from the coding sequence ATGGCGCGAATCTCCAAGCTATCCCGGTTCACCCGCACCCTCCTGGCCGCGACCGTCGGGACGGGGCTGGCCGTCTCCGGTGTGCAGGCCGCGACGCTCACCGCGGCACCGGTGGCCTTCCTGATGCCCGACCAGAGTTCCACCCGCTACGAAGAGCATGACCTGCCAGGCTTCCAGCGGCAGATGAAGACGGTCTGCGCGGAGTGCCGGGTGATCTATCAGAACGCCAATGGCGATGCCTCGCGGCAACAGCAGCAATTCAACGCCGCCTTGGCCCAGGGCGCCAAGGTGATCGTCTTGGACCCGGTGGACTCCAAGGCTGCCGGGTCGCTGGTACGCATGGCCCATGCCAAGGGTGTCAAGGTGATCGCCTATGATCGTCCGGTCACCTCGGTGCCGGTCGATTACTACGTCTCCTTCGACAACGAGGCCATCGGCAAGTCCATCGCCACCTCCCTCGTCGAGCATCTGCAGGCGGAAAAGGTCGACCCCAAGAGCGGTGGCTTGCTGGTGATCGGCGGTTCGCCCACCGATGCGGCGGCCGGGCTGATCAAGAAAGGCATGCTGGCGGGCCTCGCCAACAGTGGCTATTCGATCCTGGCGGAGTACGACACCCCCGAGTGGGCGCCGTCCAAGGCTCAGCAATGGACCAGCGGCCAGATCACCCGCTTCGGCAAGCGCATCCTCGGCGTGGTGGCGGCCAACGATGGCACCGCCGGCGGTGCGGTGGCGGCGTTCAAGGCGGCCGGCGTCAATCCGGTACCGCCGATCACCGGCAACGATGCCACGGTGGCGGGTCTGCAACTGATCATCGCCGGCGATCAGTACAACACCATCTCCAAGCCCAGCGAGATCGTCGCCAGCGCGGCGGCCGACGTGGCCGGCGAGTTCCTCGCGGGCAAGACGCCCAAGCCCGAGACCACCCTGTACGACGCGCCCTCGCGGTTGTTCGTGCCGAACCTGGTCACCGCCAAGAATCTCAAGGCGGAGATCATCGATCAAAAGGTGGCCGGCCAGCCGATCCAGACCGCGGCCCAGCTGTGCACCGATCGTTATGCCGAGGGTTGCAAGCAGCTCGGTATCCAGCCCTGA
- a CDS encoding ATP-binding cassette domain-containing protein codes for MAEQSGPTAPREPVLSLRGICKSFGAISVLADIDLDLYPGEVVALVGDNGAGKSTLVKIISGVHQPTSGSLKVAGQEVSLASPAAAQALGIATVFQDLALCENLDVVANMFLGRELQPWALDETTMEVRTWTLLSELSARIPSVRLPIAALSGGQRQTVAIARSLLLEPKVILLDEPTAALGVAQTAEVLNLIERVRDRGLAVVVISHNMEDVRAVADRIAVLRLGRNNGIFAPDVSAQELIGAITGADDNSVSRRARRRQAASLEATQEQPL; via the coding sequence ATGGCTGAACAGTCCGGCCCGACGGCCCCGCGCGAGCCCGTGCTGAGCTTGCGTGGCATCTGCAAGAGTTTCGGTGCGATCTCGGTGCTCGCCGATATCGACCTGGATCTCTATCCCGGCGAGGTGGTGGCCCTGGTGGGCGACAACGGCGCCGGCAAGTCCACCCTGGTCAAGATCATTTCCGGCGTGCACCAGCCGACGTCCGGCTCGCTCAAGGTGGCGGGTCAGGAGGTGAGTCTCGCCAGCCCCGCCGCGGCCCAGGCGCTGGGTATCGCCACGGTGTTCCAGGACCTGGCGCTGTGCGAGAACCTCGACGTAGTCGCCAACATGTTCCTTGGCCGGGAACTGCAGCCCTGGGCGCTGGACGAGACCACCATGGAGGTGCGCACCTGGACGCTGCTCAGCGAGCTGTCTGCGCGCATCCCCAGCGTGCGGCTGCCCATCGCCGCGCTGTCCGGCGGCCAGCGCCAGACCGTGGCCATCGCCCGGTCGCTGCTGCTCGAACCCAAGGTCATCCTGCTCGACGAACCCACCGCCGCCCTGGGCGTGGCCCAGACCGCCGAGGTGCTCAACCTCATCGAGCGAGTGCGCGACCGCGGTCTGGCCGTGGTGGTGATCAGTCACAACATGGAAGACGTCCGGGCGGTGGCCGACCGGATCGCCGTCCTGCGCCTGGGCCGCAACAACGGCATCTTCGCCCCGGACGTGAGCGCCCAGGAGCTGATCGGCGCCATCACCGGCGCCGATGACAATTCGGTATCGCGGCGCGCTCGTCGACGCCAGGCCGCCTCCCTCGAAGCCACTCAGGAGCAGCCGCTATGA